A DNA window from Impatiens glandulifera chromosome 7, dImpGla2.1, whole genome shotgun sequence contains the following coding sequences:
- the LOC124944984 gene encoding wax ester synthase/diacylglycerol acyltransferase 11-like, which produces MENPNMLNELTNLKRLSKTSTRDVEQEEEEAMPVSPMGQFVNSKSISISIVAVIESQVPIHDVDAIVKHVEGILPTNPRFTSVMVTGNNGVKEWKKVKINIMDHVTIPMFRAGESLEFYEGEFNKYLSKISLEELPRERPLWELHIIMYPTRSVAGNVVFKLHHSLGDGFSLMGVLLSCFKRADNPNLPLTFPSIRGEAKPDFHDHKQGIFSGMGKGFSLVYNTIIDFGFGLVKSSLVDDGRTSLRSGDSGVEFQPIDICTIIFGLDQLKQIKANLQVTMNDVIMGIIFLGTSLYMKEIGENRGKDSSTALLLLNTRNINSYSSVEEMVNPDKDNNTKWGNHFGFLHVSLPHLTSSNPLEYVFEAHRIIKRKRSSAVVLLSGKFLELLRKYRGTEVAASYLYKTINNSTMSISNLIGPVEQCSLANHPCPGMYFMVVGTPQNLTITMISYMGKMRIAVGTKGNHINSQKYKACMETAFDIVYKTALL; this is translated from the exons ATGGAGAATCCAAATATGCTCAATGAGTTGACAAACTTGAAGAGGTTATCGAAGACTTCAACTAGAGATGtggaacaagaagaagaagaagcaatgcCAGTGAGTCCGATGGGGCAATTCGTTAACAGCAAATCAATATCCATATCGATTGTAGCGGTCATAGAATCACAAGTCCCGATTCATGATGTAGACGCCATAGTTAAGCACGTCGAAGGCATCCTGCCAACCAATCCACGCTTCACATCGGTTATG gTGACGGGCAATAATGGTGTAAAAGAATGGAAGAAAGTGAAAATCAACATCATGGACCACGTAACCATCCCTATGTTTCGAGCTGGAGAGTCGCTGGAGTTCTACGAGGGCGAGTTCAACAAATACTTATCGAAGATATCCTTAGAGGAGTTACCGCGTGAAAGGCCATTATGGGAACTTCATATAATCATGTATCCAACAAGGAGTGTAGCCGGTAATGTGGTCTTCAAGCTTCATCATTCACTTGGTGATGGATTCTCTTTAATgggtgttcttctttcttgtttcAAAAGAGCTGATAACCCTAATTTGCCTCTCACCTTTCCAAGCATTCGTGGAGAGGCGAAACCCGATTTTCATGACCATAAACAAGGGATTTTTAGTGGGATGGGTAAGGGTTTTTCTCTAGTTTATAATACAATCATTGACTTTGGATTTGGGCTTGTGAAGAGTAGTTTGGTCGATGATGGTCGGACTTCGTTGAGGTCGGGAGACTCTGGCGTTGAGTTCCAACCTATCGACATTTGTACTATCATTTTCGGTCTTGATCAACTCAAACAAATCAAGGCCAACCTTCAAGTG ACGATGAATGATGTGATCATGGGCATAATTTTCCTCGGCACGAGTCTATACATGAAAGAAATTGGAGAAAATCGCGGTAAAGACAGCTCCACCGCACTATTGTTGCTCAACACCAGGAACATTAATAGTTATAGCTCGGTTGAGGAAATGGTGAATCCCGACAAGGACAACAACACTAAATGGGGAAACCATTTTGGTTTCTTGCACGTGTCTCTTCCTCACTTAACCTCTTCCAACCCTCTCGAATATGTGTTCGAGGCTCACAGGATTATCAAGAGGAAGAGAAGCTCGGCGGTTGTTTTGCTCTCGGGTAAATTTCTAGAACTATTGAGGAAATATAGGGGGACAGAGGTGGCGGCAAGTTACCTTTACAAGACGATCAATAATTCGACCATGTCAATCTCCAACTTGATCGGACCGGTTGAACAATGTAGCTTGGCGAATCACCCATGTCCCGGGATGTACTTCATGGTGGTCGGTACTCCTCAG AACCTTACCATAACAATGATAAGTTACATGGGGAAGATGAGGATTGCCGTGGGAACCAAGGGAAACCATATTAATTCTCAAAAGTACAAGGCTTGCATGGAAACAGCATTTGATATCGTATATAAGACCGCCCTCCTATGA